The window ACGGATGCCTTATAGTTATTGTATTCCGTAACTGTGGCCTCATCTTCTACTTGCAATTCTATTGCAAAATTCAAGTTGGATGAATAGACCAGGCAGATTCCGTCCCAACGGGAGATATTCGTGCCCTCCTGATCTCCGCTCACAAGATTAAAGCCCAAGCCGACATAAGGGTAATCATAGCCAGCACCTATCATAACAGTACCCTTGATTCCTTGATACGCTTCAGTGAGTGGGCCGAAGAAATTATCATATTCATTCACCGAGACATCGGGCGGATAAGAGATAGAAGACGTACCGTAGTCGTTAGCATCATTGAATTCAAACCAGTAACCGGCTGTTTCATCATCAGAGCCTGTTTCAACCTTGCCTTCCGTATCCGTAGGTCCGCACCACAGGTCACCACAGGGAATTTTACTGGATAAAGATGGTTGAACTGACGACGGGTTCTGTACCGGAGCAGTTTCTTCAACCGTATTCTTGTATCCGAAACTTACCGAGGGACATTCAACAGAGCTAGCCATAGGCTTACTATTACCATACGTACTCAAAGCTGTGGAAACCGTACCACCAAGTAAAGCGTTCTGTGCAGTTCCGTTCAGTTGAAGCTCCGCCCACCAGACACCCTCCTTTTGATAAACACTGTAGGATTCTATGAACATGTTTTCGTAGTATCCCGTTAGGCGTTCAACCTTATCCGGCATGTTTGCACAATTTACGAGAGCGTAGGAAATCGTTGGGAAATTGGACGCCGTATTGTAATACAGCCGCCCACCCACCTCGATAAGGTTTCCCCTGTTCACTTCACAGGTACATCCCGAGAAGAAAATGAGTTCCGACGGATCATTTGTTTGACTATTTTCGTACATAGCATTTAGATTATCCGCGCGTTCTTGCTGAATATCCTCAATTTCAGCCACATAGTCCGTACAGGCAGTCATCATGGCTGCGGAGAGCATCACAACAGACAAACGAATCTTTTTCATATTCACCTCGACACTCCTGCCTTAGAAAACAAATGAAAGACCAACACCGACTGCACCGATAATCGCGAAGCTCACACCGATTGTACGATTTCGTTGGTAATCCTGCACGGCCTTCTTGCTTTCTTCATAGCCGGTGCTACCATTTTCAAACGCATCCCTTTCATCCTTCGCCTTCTTGTTGAACACGTACGCAATGGCGACACCGCCCGCAAGTACGGCTCCCGAAATCGCAAGCGGAATCCAGTGGATAGACTTCTTCTTGCCTTCACCTCCAGCGGCATCACTTGCCGCCTCGGCAGCAGAAGCCTCGGCAGCGGCTGTTTCATTGTTTTCTTCGGCGATGGCACGTTCAAGTTCAGCAATTCCCTGCTTGTACGTAAGGGAGTCTTCGGCCGTCATGACTTCGGATTCTTCGTGAACTTCCGTCTTGACAACTTCATCGGGCAACTTTTCCTCGTCCCAAGCCCAGCGGCCAACCATTTCCATCTTCTTCAACTTCTTGAAGACTTCCTTGCCATGGAACTTCTGGATTTCGGCATCCTTGGGCTGGTTCAGAACGGCCTTCTTGTTCTTGATATCGAAGAGGAGGTTCGACTGCTTCTGGTCAGCGTCGATGGTCTTTTCGAAAAGGCGCACGCCGTTCAGGTAGTAAGCGCCACTCACCGGCCTACGCATATCTATGCGGAGCATAAGCGTCTTCTTGTTCAGCATGAATTTCACGTTCGAGCCCGCCTTCTTCAAGGAATCGTTCTTTACCTTCAACGTGGCGATAAACATCGGGGCAAATTCCGACCCGGACTGGCGAACCACGATAGGGCCGCACTTTTCAATCCAGAGGCTCGCTAGGCGCTGTTGCTGTTCCACACGCGCCGGGTCATAGGAAAGCGAGAAGATGTATTCGGCATCAAAATCGCCATCGAAGTTGATGGGTTCCAGGTACACGTTACCGCGAAGGCGGAGCAACTGTTCACGGCTAATGATAATGCTGGTCAACGCTTCGGAGCAGCTCGCCAACTGGCGGGTACGTTCCTCAAGGGTGGTCGCCATGCGCATGGAACCGAGCCTGACCTCGCCCGTCACTTCCATGTACTCGTTTTCGAACGCGGGGAGTTCCACTTCATAGAAGCGGGCACATGTCGTATCCAGGAGGTCGTTCAGCGAAATGGAGGCGCATCGGTCGTTCATCTCCGCTACGCGGTTCGCCCTCTTCAAAAGAGCCGCGACCTCGGGGTTCGAATCCCCCACCATGGTCTGCAAGTTCTTCAAGTCCTCCTGCAATGCACGGATTTCTTCGGGGTTCTTGACGAACACCGATATCGTGGAGGAATTATCGTCCTTCTTTTCGACGTTGGCCGAAGCCTGCAGGGGCACTTCCGTGAAGGAGGCTGGCTCCTGCGCAAACACCATAACGGCAAAGAATGAAACGAGAAGGGACAAACGTTTAAAAAGCATAAATTGCTCCATATTGTTATAGCATAAAACTAATTTATTTCCATAACCGCTCAGATTAGGGCCTACTTTTTTCTTAAAAATTTCCGACTTTTTCTTTATTTTTCCTCTTTCAGTGTCGTTTCTATCCAGTCAAAGCGGTCCTTCATCCACCGGACCATGACATCGATGGCCTCGTCGTAATCCTCGTAGGGGTCCTTGAGCGCCCAGTTCTCGGTATTACTCATGATAGGCCAGCGCCGGTACTCGTTCTTTACGGCATCCTCGATAATAGACCTGTACAACGGCACGCTATCTACCAGGGCACGGAAGGTTTCGCGGTGTTCGAACCAGTACTCCCTTATTTGCGAACGGATAGCATCGTCCCTGAAGAAATAGTAGAACCAGCGATAACTGCGGATATGCCAGTTTTCAAACTTGCGATTGAGCTCACGAGACTCGTTGCCGAACGAAATGTCAAAATCCCAGATGGGGCCAAAATGGATCGGGCTCCCCTTCTGCCAAGTCATAAAAATGCTCCTGGCAAAAATGGCATCCTCGTTCTTGGAAAATTCCTGCACCCAGTAGTAAGGCTTGAAGTCGTCCATGTCAATCCACCGCGCGATAGCCCCCGTATCGGAGGTACTGAAATGCAGCAAGACATCCTCGAAATCGGCGAGATGGCTGCGCAAGAGTTCAAGCGATTCCTCGGAAGGATTCTTCGGGGACTTTACATGGAACGCATACCCGATGCTCGAGCGGATAAACGGTTCATCGATTTTCTTGTCGTTTTCCTTCTCGAAGAGGAAAGTGGTATCGTTTTCGGGAATATTCACGCGTTCGCGAGCCACCTTCACAGTTTCCATGAGAAGGTAGAGGCCCACATAATTGCGGTTCAGGTACACCTCGACAAACTTGCATCGCGGGGTATAGGGCATGCCCAGCCATTCCGAAAGGCGGGTCGCCATATAGTTCCGCAGGTGACTCTTGTCACCGAAATTCGCCACGAGCGCCCAATCACGATTCTTGGGCATCCCGAACAAGCTTACTTTGTCCTTAAATTCAAGTTTCATGCCGTACTTGGGCATCTTGAAACTGGAATTGCCGCGCCCGCGCACGGTGAGTTCGTAGACTTCGCTTTCGGGGGCGTCCTTGCCGTATATCTGCAGGCGTGAAGGGATTTCCGTTTCGCGGTCACGGATTCCGGCGAAATTCTCCGTCTCGATGACAATGCGGGGCAGATTCGCATACGGGTACACGGAATCGTCCATCGGGAGAAAATCCGGCGATGATTCGGTGGGCTCGTCCAGGCAGGCGCACAGACAAAATAACGCCGTGACTACGACGAGTTGCGCGGGATAAAAATGCGCATGCAACGCGGGTTTAAAACGCGATTGTAACGCAGGTTTAAAATGCGCGGCCGCCCTATGCAGGATAAATGAAAGCATCTGCAAGAAATATAATATATACAAGATGCACTGCAACAAAA is drawn from Fibrobacter sp. UWR3 and contains these coding sequences:
- a CDS encoding CotH kinase family protein, which codes for MDDSVYPYANLPRIVIETENFAGIRDRETEIPSRLQIYGKDAPESEVYELTVRGRGNSSFKMPKYGMKLEFKDKVSLFGMPKNRDWALVANFGDKSHLRNYMATRLSEWLGMPYTPRCKFVEVYLNRNYVGLYLLMETVKVARERVNIPENDTTFLFEKENDKKIDEPFIRSSIGYAFHVKSPKNPSEESLELLRSHLADFEDVLLHFSTSDTGAIARWIDMDDFKPYYWVQEFSKNEDAIFARSIFMTWQKGSPIHFGPIWDFDISFGNESRELNRKFENWHIRSYRWFYYFFRDDAIRSQIREYWFEHRETFRALVDSVPLYRSIIEDAVKNEYRRWPIMSNTENWALKDPYEDYDEAIDVMVRWMKDRFDWIETTLKEEK